The following coding sequences are from one Paenibacillus stellifer window:
- a CDS encoding glycosyl hydrolase: MKKFRKLVVTSLTAVMLMSAVAPAMAETGKNTTAQAIAASFQDSTGHWAASSIAKWTSNGVISGYGDGTFHPNQTITRAEFVTVLNKLFGLSVKATANFSDVPTSAWYSDQLAIAKNAGYYEGFSGNKALATTEITRQDAATLLARIFELSASTSQTASVSAFKDSGTISTYAKDAVAALSDAIKGYEDGSFQPKGKITRAETVALIDRIVSGYFPGAGEQIGGTVGGNAVIPHAGTVLKDSVISSNLYLTAGIGSGDAKLDGVTVKGKTVVAGGGEHTVTLNNSTLNELDVDRKDGRVRVLASGTTRVTGVTVNSNSKLELESGTVIDQLVLNAPCEIVIPAGAKIGTLVISGNAANSVITGNGDIGTVTINSSSVSINGTVLSNGTVSVVGGKIVAPTATASATATPASGGSSGATPAPSASPAPSATAEPTYTVNLSDKDASAATRSLFVYLNELRGKHILFGQQHATDEALSTPVDGIKSDSYAAVGDNPAVYGWDTLSLEGFEKPGSLTNTSEQNRDALIASMKSAYESGGVLTLSAHMPNFVTGNDFYDTTGNVVSHILPDGDKNAEYNAFLDKIADFALNLKDDNGDPIPVIFRPFHEQNGNWFWWGATFTTSQQYQEIYRYTVEYLRDIKGVHNFLYGFSPGSPFNSNEDTFLKTYPGDDYVDLFGFDTYYDGNNQSWFDGVVRDAKLISQLADKKGKIAAFTEFGYANVKPTGTADLKFYTKLVDKLKSDPDSARMAYMLTWANFNSNSIYVPYRNSPEYGDHELLPDFTDYYNDEYTYFDRELTGVYNKNVVTEEEKPFLHIVSPVAQTTIQKDTTIIRARILETQPTRVVYSVYGSDTEHEMTLDSQGFYSAAWQPTADLNGEAVQLTVKAYAADGSVIQQTITVYLNIMEITLKQFTFDSDIAGVQSAGVYSASGNMTASLEHSDWNGDGKLQANVTGLVYGDTWQEVKIGLPDIAESVDLKKVNRISFDAWIPLASGEEAAKWDISAAADAKLSVSPSGEFFAGSVNLSDLEKVTVGDAVYGKFTATINLSDKDVTDSATGLELSLVGKSLNYDGPLYIDNIRLINAYTSAPADPTLADNFEGYKGSDALLSNAYTPKGDANTITLDAEHAKTGDYALKLDYSLAGEGYSGIVKSLGSVDWSQTGKLKFWMIPDGSNNKLVIQVKANGVSYEAYPSLQGTEAGWVEIPFKDFTIASWESATNQAKKLDTVNAKKVTEFAIYINRPVGSTASMSSTLYFDDIQAVEGAEGDIPTGTEEDTGLPTGTIYGFEAAGDVENWKVSSSTSAQPPVVTDEFASEGTHSLKTTFTLAAASNFELTKEQTYDLSHSKTLNAKVKVESGTVNVSLYIKTGSGWKWYASDAVAVDSQTDGFTTISLSLAGVTDLNDVRAIGLKVEGISGTTTSTIYLDEVANAR; the protein is encoded by the coding sequence ATGAAAAAGTTTCGTAAGCTCGTTGTAACATCCCTGACTGCGGTCATGCTGATGTCGGCTGTTGCACCGGCCATGGCTGAGACCGGAAAGAATACTACGGCTCAAGCTATTGCCGCATCTTTCCAGGATTCGACCGGACATTGGGCGGCATCCAGTATTGCTAAGTGGACGTCGAATGGGGTAATCAGCGGATATGGGGACGGCACGTTCCACCCTAACCAAACTATTACCCGGGCTGAATTTGTAACCGTACTCAACAAGCTGTTTGGACTGTCCGTCAAAGCAACTGCGAATTTCTCCGACGTTCCGACCTCGGCTTGGTACAGTGATCAGCTGGCGATTGCCAAAAATGCCGGATATTATGAAGGCTTCTCCGGTAACAAGGCGTTGGCCACCACGGAGATTACCCGGCAGGATGCGGCCACACTGCTGGCTCGAATCTTTGAGCTGAGTGCAAGCACCTCGCAGACGGCCTCGGTATCCGCATTCAAGGATTCCGGGACAATCAGCACTTATGCAAAGGATGCCGTAGCAGCACTATCGGATGCAATCAAAGGGTACGAAGACGGAAGCTTCCAGCCTAAAGGTAAAATTACCCGTGCTGAAACAGTCGCTTTGATCGATCGGATTGTAAGCGGTTATTTCCCGGGAGCCGGTGAGCAAATCGGCGGGACAGTGGGCGGAAATGCGGTTATCCCGCATGCCGGAACTGTGCTCAAAGATTCTGTAATTAGCAGCAATCTGTATTTGACCGCAGGCATCGGCAGTGGAGACGCCAAGCTGGACGGCGTAACTGTAAAAGGCAAGACGGTGGTTGCAGGCGGCGGGGAGCATACCGTCACCCTCAATAATTCCACTCTGAACGAGCTGGACGTTGACCGCAAGGACGGACGCGTCAGAGTACTGGCTTCCGGAACGACCCGGGTTACCGGGGTAACGGTTAACAGCAACTCCAAGCTTGAGCTGGAGAGCGGTACCGTCATTGACCAGCTGGTGCTCAATGCTCCTTGCGAAATTGTGATTCCGGCGGGAGCGAAGATCGGCACTCTGGTTATTAGTGGTAACGCTGCCAATTCAGTCATTACCGGAAACGGCGATATCGGCACTGTAACCATTAATTCCTCGAGTGTAAGCATTAATGGAACCGTTTTGTCCAACGGAACCGTAAGTGTGGTCGGCGGCAAGATCGTTGCACCTACGGCAACGGCTTCTGCAACGGCAACTCCGGCATCGGGAGGTTCGTCTGGTGCGACTCCAGCACCGTCAGCAAGCCCTGCGCCTAGTGCTACTGCTGAACCTACGTATACTGTGAACCTTTCAGACAAGGATGCTTCTGCCGCCACGCGTTCGTTGTTCGTCTATTTGAACGAGCTCCGCGGCAAGCATATTCTGTTCGGTCAGCAGCATGCGACAGACGAAGCGCTGTCTACTCCGGTTGACGGCATCAAGTCGGACAGCTACGCGGCTGTCGGAGACAATCCGGCTGTATATGGCTGGGACACGCTGAGCCTCGAAGGCTTTGAGAAGCCGGGTTCGCTCACAAACACCTCCGAGCAGAACCGGGATGCATTGATCGCTTCCATGAAGTCGGCCTATGAGTCCGGCGGCGTGCTGACACTCAGCGCACACATGCCGAACTTCGTTACCGGCAATGATTTCTATGACACTACGGGAAATGTAGTTAGCCACATTCTCCCTGATGGAGACAAGAATGCGGAATATAACGCGTTCCTAGACAAGATTGCCGATTTCGCGCTGAATTTGAAAGACGACAACGGCGATCCGATTCCGGTCATCTTCCGTCCGTTCCATGAACAGAACGGCAACTGGTTCTGGTGGGGAGCTACCTTTACAACAAGCCAACAGTATCAGGAAATCTACCGTTACACTGTCGAGTACCTGCGCGACATCAAGGGCGTCCATAACTTCCTGTACGGATTCTCGCCGGGCAGCCCGTTCAACAGCAATGAGGATACCTTCCTGAAAACGTATCCGGGCGATGATTATGTTGACCTCTTCGGCTTCGATACGTATTATGACGGAAACAACCAGTCCTGGTTCGATGGAGTAGTGCGGGATGCCAAGCTGATTTCCCAGCTTGCGGACAAGAAAGGTAAAATCGCCGCGTTCACCGAATTTGGCTACGCCAATGTGAAGCCAACCGGTACGGCCGATCTGAAATTCTATACAAAGCTGGTGGACAAGCTGAAGTCGGACCCTGACTCGGCTCGCATGGCTTACATGCTGACCTGGGCGAACTTCAACTCCAACTCGATTTACGTTCCTTATCGCAATTCGCCGGAATATGGCGATCACGAGCTGCTTCCGGATTTCACGGACTACTACAATGACGAGTACACGTATTTCGACCGTGAGTTGACTGGTGTCTACAACAAAAATGTAGTGACGGAGGAAGAGAAGCCATTCCTGCATATCGTTAGTCCGGTAGCCCAGACTACGATTCAGAAGGATACTACTATAATCCGTGCAAGAATTCTGGAGACGCAGCCAACCCGAGTAGTCTATTCGGTATATGGCTCGGATACCGAGCACGAAATGACGCTGGACAGCCAGGGCTTCTATTCAGCGGCATGGCAGCCAACGGCAGATTTGAACGGCGAAGCAGTACAATTGACGGTGAAGGCCTACGCCGCTGATGGTTCCGTAATTCAGCAAACCATCACGGTATATTTGAACATTATGGAAATCACGCTCAAGCAGTTCACCTTCGATAGCGATATTGCGGGTGTACAGAGTGCAGGTGTATACTCTGCTTCCGGCAACATGACGGCCTCCCTCGAGCACTCTGACTGGAATGGCGACGGCAAACTGCAGGCCAATGTAACAGGTCTCGTCTACGGCGATACCTGGCAGGAAGTGAAGATCGGTCTTCCGGATATCGCAGAGAGCGTTGATCTTAAGAAAGTGAACCGCATTTCCTTTGACGCTTGGATTCCTCTGGCGTCTGGAGAAGAGGCGGCGAAATGGGATATTTCAGCAGCCGCAGATGCAAAGCTAAGTGTATCACCTTCCGGAGAATTCTTTGCCGGTTCGGTCAACCTTAGTGATTTGGAGAAGGTTACAGTCGGTGATGCAGTATATGGCAAATTTACGGCTACAATCAATCTAAGCGACAAAGATGTCACTGACAGTGCAACCGGTCTGGAACTGTCGCTTGTTGGCAAGAGCCTGAATTATGATGGTCCTCTGTACATCGATAACATTCGGCTGATCAATGCTTACACAAGCGCTCCTGCAGACCCGACTCTGGCAGACAACTTTGAGGGTTACAAAGGCAGCGATGCGCTGCTCAGCAACGCATATACGCCTAAAGGCGATGCCAACACCATTACATTGGACGCTGAGCATGCCAAGACTGGCGATTATGCGCTGAAGCTCGATTACAGCTTGGCCGGAGAGGGGTATTCAGGCATTGTCAAGAGCTTGGGATCAGTTGACTGGTCTCAGACCGGCAAGCTGAAATTCTGGATGATTCCGGATGGCAGCAACAACAAGCTCGTCATTCAAGTAAAAGCTAACGGCGTTTCCTATGAAGCCTATCCGTCCCTTCAGGGAACTGAAGCAGGTTGGGTCGAAATTCCGTTCAAGGACTTTACCATAGCTTCCTGGGAAAGTGCGACCAACCAGGCCAAGAAGCTCGACACAGTGAACGCGAAGAAGGTTACCGAGTTCGCGATTTACATTAATCGTCCCGTGGGCAGTACAGCCTCCATGTCAAGCACACTCTACTTCGACGACATTCAAGCTGTTGAGGGAGCGGAAGGTGACATTCCGACAGGTACAGAGGAAGATACCGGTCTGCCAACTGGTACTATTTATGGCTTCGAAGCAGCAGGAGACGTAGAAAACTGGAAAGTTAGCAGTTCGACAAGTGCACAGCCTCCTGTTGTAACCGATGAATTCGCTTCCGAAGGAACGCATTCGCTCAAGACGACATTCACACTGGCTGCCGCCAGCAACTTTGAGTTGACGAAAGAACAAACCTATGATCTCAGTCATTCGAAGACTCTGAATGCAAAGGTTAAAGTGGAATCTGGAACTGTTAATGTCTCCTTGTACATCAAAACTGGTTCTGGATGGAAATGGTACGCAAGTGACGCTGTTGCAGTTGATTCCCAAACAGATGGCTTCACAACAATATCCTTGTCCCTTGCTGGCGTCACAGATTTGAATGATGTTAGAGCAATCGGACTCAAAGTTGAGGGCATTTCCGGTACTACAACATCCACGATTTATCTGGATGAAGTGGCTAACGCCAGATAG
- a CDS encoding LacI family DNA-binding transcriptional regulator yields the protein MAGKVTIQQIADMAGVSKFAVSRALSGKSGVSEKTRAHIVRTAGNLGFFNTNRVSPPSVQVPQTAGITGTVVILFPNIRYQNVENKFWGVVFEGISKRLEHSGLNIVTLTQPSGESITRILNPETLLGVIGVGTVSTQSLLQIRDLNVPLVLIDHIDPAVVCDGIFADNFDMMRKLMLKLISRDYQKFQFVGDPSYAYSFGERWRAFETVLEEYRIPHQQMETLLKSGKSEYDLIMDIPREELPEVFICANDSIAVEVSKALRERGIAIPWECAVTGFDDTPLSEDNVPPLTSVHVPREAMGAKAVDRLLERIRNKEDYFEKIMLIGDIILRASTR from the coding sequence TTGGCAGGAAAGGTAACCATTCAGCAAATCGCCGATATGGCAGGGGTATCCAAATTCGCTGTGTCGCGGGCGCTATCGGGAAAGAGCGGCGTCAGCGAGAAGACCCGTGCGCATATTGTCCGGACAGCGGGTAATCTGGGTTTCTTCAATACGAACAGAGTCTCGCCGCCATCGGTTCAGGTCCCCCAGACCGCCGGTATAACGGGTACGGTAGTGATTCTGTTTCCAAATATCCGTTATCAGAATGTGGAGAACAAGTTCTGGGGAGTTGTCTTTGAAGGCATATCCAAACGGCTGGAGCATTCCGGTCTCAATATTGTCACGCTGACTCAGCCTTCGGGCGAGAGCATTACGCGGATTCTGAATCCGGAGACGCTGCTCGGCGTAATCGGAGTCGGAACGGTATCGACACAGTCGCTCCTTCAGATCCGCGATTTGAACGTGCCTCTCGTTCTGATCGATCATATTGATCCTGCGGTTGTATGCGACGGGATATTCGCCGATAATTTCGATATGATGCGCAAGCTTATGCTCAAGCTGATCAGCCGGGACTACCAGAAATTCCAGTTCGTCGGCGACCCTTCTTATGCTTATAGCTTCGGCGAGCGCTGGAGAGCGTTCGAGACGGTCCTGGAAGAGTATCGAATTCCTCACCAACAGATGGAAACGCTCCTGAAGTCGGGGAAGAGTGAGTATGATCTCATTATGGACATTCCCCGGGAAGAGCTGCCGGAAGTCTTCATTTGCGCCAATGACAGCATCGCGGTAGAGGTGAGCAAAGCGCTGCGGGAGCGGGGGATTGCAATTCCTTGGGAATGCGCAGTTACCGGATTTGATGATACACCGCTTTCCGAAGACAATGTGCCTCCCCTTACCTCCGTCCATGTTCCCAGAGAGGCGATGGGGGCCAAGGCTGTCGACCGGCTGCTGGAGAGAATACGGAACAAAGAAGATTATTTCGAGAAAATCATGCTGATTGGGGATATCATTTTAAGGGCATCCACGCGCTAA
- a CDS encoding YhgE/Pip domain-containing protein, with amino-acid sequence MSNIIQIYAGDWKRVFKAPMAALLIAALIVLPSVYDWVNVAAVWDPYNNTSGIPIAVASLDKGATARDMSFNIGDEVIKSLRTNTSLGWRFVSAQEAADGVRNGRYYASIVIPANFSARMAGMLEGRYIKPELIYTVNEKINAIAPKITAKGASSVTSQIDRNFTETVSMTVLSVLKRAGKEFQSELPVIRRVEQGLFTLEGRLPEIEKAGKTIIKLESKLPEMKRIAEAAAGLQAKLPDAERAASELLRLEERWPALEEIAGELPSLEDRLAQIGQASELVAELDQHFAKVSADLDEAESVLAATAAGIAEARKRLPEAESSGSEGTASGQNSGGQANQSEGAQGGASPTDVLDRASSSAEAGLAGLEELRPRIQAVQTVIHDAADSIARRQEELEPLLTEALPAIREGLPAAGEKIRAAAEFASKELPAAKEWPGVIASILPSAEQGLRRAAEISRDDLPGLENAVRRAASTVKQIKGEVNLDEIAQLLGGDIRTQSDFLADPVSLKEENLFPIPNYGSAMTPFYLVLSLWVGGTLMVALLKTGVPDRGKVYKPYQIFLGRLLTFLTVGLLQALTASLGNLYILHGYAAAKLMFVLFAMLVSLVFVTIVYALVSVFGNIGKGIAIVFMVLQFSSSGGTFPVSTAGPFFQMLNPFMPFTYAVGLMREAVGGIQPEAAASDALRLAAFAPIALVLGLALKKPLERYIRAAAEKAEASELIS; translated from the coding sequence ATGTCGAATATCATACAAATCTATGCAGGCGATTGGAAGCGGGTATTCAAGGCGCCGATGGCTGCTCTGCTCATTGCCGCCCTGATTGTGCTCCCTTCTGTCTATGACTGGGTTAATGTGGCTGCTGTATGGGACCCGTACAACAACACATCCGGAATCCCGATAGCGGTCGCCAGCCTTGACAAGGGAGCCACTGCCAGAGATATGAGCTTCAATATCGGAGACGAGGTGATCAAAAGTCTTCGCACCAATACCAGTCTTGGATGGCGCTTCGTAAGTGCGCAAGAAGCGGCTGATGGGGTTCGCAACGGGCGCTACTATGCTTCTATTGTCATTCCGGCGAACTTCTCCGCGAGAATGGCGGGAATGCTGGAAGGGCGTTACATCAAACCGGAATTGATCTATACGGTGAATGAAAAAATCAACGCGATCGCGCCCAAGATTACCGCCAAAGGCGCTTCCTCCGTCACCTCGCAAATTGACCGGAACTTCACCGAAACTGTGAGCATGACCGTCCTGTCCGTGCTGAAGCGGGCCGGCAAGGAGTTCCAGTCCGAGCTTCCTGTGATCCGGAGGGTGGAGCAGGGGCTGTTCACGCTTGAAGGGCGGCTGCCCGAGATTGAGAAGGCCGGGAAGACGATCATTAAGCTGGAATCCAAGCTTCCGGAGATGAAGCGGATTGCGGAAGCCGCAGCCGGACTTCAGGCCAAACTGCCGGATGCGGAGCGGGCGGCGTCGGAGCTTCTCCGGCTGGAGGAAAGATGGCCAGCCTTGGAGGAAATCGCCGGGGAATTGCCGTCGCTGGAGGACAGGCTTGCGCAAATCGGACAGGCGTCGGAGCTTGTCGCAGAGCTTGACCAGCATTTCGCGAAGGTCTCCGCGGATCTGGATGAGGCGGAGAGTGTGCTCGCAGCAACTGCCGCCGGTATCGCCGAGGCGCGTAAGCGACTGCCGGAAGCGGAAAGCTCCGGATCGGAGGGGACTGCCAGCGGCCAGAACTCCGGCGGGCAAGCCAATCAAAGCGAAGGAGCGCAAGGAGGTGCGTCGCCAACGGATGTGCTTGACCGGGCATCATCTTCTGCGGAAGCCGGTCTTGCCGGCCTGGAAGAGCTGCGCCCCCGGATTCAAGCTGTCCAAACTGTCATACACGATGCCGCTGACAGCATTGCGCGCCGCCAAGAGGAGCTCGAACCGCTTCTCACGGAAGCTCTGCCTGCGATCCGTGAGGGACTTCCCGCCGCCGGGGAGAAAATTCGCGCTGCTGCGGAATTTGCCAGCAAAGAGCTTCCCGCCGCCAAGGAGTGGCCCGGCGTAATCGCTTCTATCCTTCCAAGCGCGGAGCAGGGTCTCCGCAGAGCTGCCGAAATATCCCGCGACGACCTGCCCGGCCTGGAGAATGCTGTCCGCCGCGCGGCATCCACGGTGAAGCAAATCAAGGGGGAAGTGAATCTGGATGAGATTGCGCAGCTGCTTGGCGGCGACATTCGGACCCAGAGCGATTTTCTGGCTGATCCGGTGTCGCTGAAGGAAGAGAATCTGTTCCCGATTCCGAATTACGGCTCCGCTATGACTCCGTTCTATCTCGTTCTGTCGCTATGGGTTGGAGGGACGCTGATGGTCGCCCTGCTCAAGACTGGCGTTCCCGACCGGGGGAAGGTGTATAAGCCGTACCAGATTTTCCTCGGACGGTTGCTCACTTTTCTGACTGTTGGTCTCCTGCAGGCTTTGACGGCATCTTTGGGCAATCTGTATATCCTTCATGGCTATGCCGCCGCCAAGCTTATGTTTGTTCTCTTCGCCATGCTCGTCAGCCTTGTATTCGTAACGATTGTCTATGCGCTCGTCTCCGTGTTCGGCAATATCGGCAAGGGGATTGCAATTGTCTTCATGGTGCTCCAGTTCTCCAGCTCGGGAGGAACCTTCCCAGTCAGCACGGCAGGACCCTTCTTCCAGATGCTGAATCCGTTCATGCCTTTCACGTATGCCGTCGGACTTATGCGGGAAGCAGTTGGGGGCATTCAGCCTGAAGCTGCAGCTTCGGATGCGCTCCGCCTGGCAGCTTTTGCCCCTATAGCGCTGGTGCTTGGGCTGGCGCTCAAGAAGCCTCTGGAACGGTATATCCGGGCGGCGGCGGAGAAGGCGGAAGCGTCGGAGCTGATCTCCTGA
- a CDS encoding spore germination protein — protein sequence MNGDNPQSGGRLEAGLDAKLSMIRSALGNSADLMVKTLTILGSRRAAVVYLQGMIDTQLLQMILSALLAPVRNGFQRRENDSPDCPAWDWITYLSEEVLVAANCQLLEDKKELFAYLMGGRSILLAEGEHRAIAMETGGGEERAIAEPTSQAVVRGPMEGFTESIRTNLALVRKRIKNTDLWTEFYHLGTETQTLVAVMYMNGIVRPEVLDELRKRLNAIEIDGVLESGYVEEFIQETSFTPIPTVFNTDRPDAASAALLEGRVVILVDGTPFVLIVPALFVQFFQSAEDYYQRSDISTLIRVIRMAALFISMLIPALYISFTTFHQEMLPTPMLISLAAQRERVPFPAFVEALLMEMVYEVLREAGIRMPRTVGQAVSIVGTLVIGQAAVEAGIVSAAMVIIVSITAISSFVIPSVSMSIAVRIVRFGMMLLAGALGLVGIFTGIVLLMLHLTSLRSMGVSYMTPLSPSTEGAWKDTILRVPWPFKRKRPSTARHGDRIRQPKGRNS from the coding sequence GTGAACGGTGATAATCCACAATCCGGGGGCCGGCTTGAGGCCGGACTCGATGCCAAGCTGTCTATGATCCGCAGTGCCTTGGGGAACAGCGCCGACCTGATGGTGAAGACGCTGACGATATTGGGCAGCAGGCGGGCGGCTGTCGTATATCTGCAAGGTATGATTGATACTCAATTGCTGCAGATGATTCTCTCTGCCCTTCTTGCGCCCGTCCGGAACGGATTTCAGAGAAGAGAGAACGATAGCCCGGATTGCCCTGCCTGGGATTGGATCACGTATCTGTCCGAGGAAGTGCTGGTTGCGGCGAATTGCCAGCTCCTTGAGGACAAGAAAGAGTTGTTCGCCTATCTGATGGGAGGACGAAGCATTCTGCTGGCAGAAGGAGAACACCGGGCCATTGCCATGGAAACGGGCGGAGGGGAAGAGCGAGCAATTGCGGAACCAACCTCCCAGGCGGTCGTCAGAGGTCCGATGGAGGGTTTCACGGAGAGCATCAGAACCAATCTCGCCCTGGTTCGGAAGCGAATCAAGAATACCGATCTCTGGACCGAGTTCTATCATCTCGGAACCGAGACACAGACGCTGGTAGCGGTGATGTACATGAACGGCATTGTAAGACCGGAGGTGCTGGACGAGCTTCGCAAACGCCTGAACGCAATTGAGATCGACGGAGTGCTGGAGAGCGGATATGTCGAAGAGTTTATCCAGGAAACCTCCTTTACCCCCATTCCCACCGTATTCAATACAGACCGTCCCGATGCCGCCTCGGCGGCTCTGCTGGAGGGCAGAGTCGTGATTCTGGTGGACGGCACGCCCTTTGTGCTGATCGTTCCCGCACTCTTCGTGCAATTCTTCCAGTCGGCCGAGGATTATTACCAGCGTTCGGATATCAGTACACTGATCCGGGTTATCCGTATGGCCGCGTTGTTCATTTCCATGCTGATTCCCGCACTGTACATTTCATTCACCACCTTTCACCAGGAGATGCTGCCGACGCCGATGCTCATTTCGCTTGCGGCGCAGAGAGAGCGTGTGCCCTTCCCGGCATTCGTCGAAGCGCTTCTGATGGAAATGGTCTATGAAGTGCTGCGCGAAGCGGGAATCCGGATGCCCCGTACAGTCGGCCAGGCGGTGTCCATTGTAGGGACGCTGGTCATTGGACAGGCAGCGGTGGAGGCGGGCATCGTCTCCGCCGCTATGGTCATCATCGTGTCCATAACAGCGATCTCCTCCTTCGTTATCCCCTCGGTCAGCATGTCCATAGCCGTCCGCATCGTTCGCTTCGGCATGATGCTGTTGGCCGGAGCCTTAGGACTGGTGGGGATTTTCACAGGCATTGTGCTGCTGATGCTGCATCTCACCAGTCTACGCTCGATGGGTGTCTCGTACATGACCCCGCTTTCTCCCTCGACGGAGGGAGCGTGGAAGGACACCATTCTGCGTGTTCCATGGCCTTTTAAGCGCAAGCGGCCTTCTACAGCCAGACACGGAGACAGAATCCGCCAGCCAAAGGGGCGCAACTCATGA
- a CDS encoding Ger(x)C family spore germination protein: MIEGCLKRLVIGLLCPLLICLPLSGCWDRRELNELALTLALGIDKSGDQYTLSAQVVVPAEIAANIGGTGASPVTLYQASAPTVFEALRKMTIGSPRRVYLAHLRILIFGEQLAREGIGDVLDFFNREPRVRGNFFVMVAKGMEAQEALKVTTSLERIPANKLYNSLTVSNGYYSPTSTVDMRELINRVIQSGKEAVLTGLTLEGDDKMGEDVKNISKVLPPARLSYHNLAVFRKDKLVGWLGEDESKGYNYITNQIQNSVGHIKMDGGKTLLEATNSRTRISVSEKNGKPVFDIHVKNTVNVDDNSSTADVTEMETLHRIERESEEKIIQLMNAAIEAEKHRLHSDILGFGEEIARHKPRLWKTLKNGWNGRLEELEVNCHAKVHINRIGTSGHSVKQFMEEE, encoded by the coding sequence ATGATTGAGGGGTGTCTGAAAAGGCTGGTGATCGGCCTGTTGTGCCCGCTGCTGATATGCCTCCCGCTGTCCGGCTGCTGGGACCGGCGCGAACTGAACGAGCTTGCGCTAACCCTTGCACTCGGAATCGACAAGTCGGGAGACCAGTATACATTGTCGGCGCAGGTGGTGGTTCCGGCAGAGATTGCCGCGAATATCGGCGGTACCGGAGCGTCGCCGGTGACGCTGTACCAGGCGAGTGCACCGACTGTCTTTGAGGCGCTTCGGAAGATGACGATCGGCAGTCCCCGCCGTGTCTATTTGGCGCATTTAAGAATTCTGATATTCGGAGAGCAGCTCGCAAGAGAGGGGATCGGAGATGTGCTCGATTTTTTTAACCGGGAGCCTCGGGTAAGAGGGAATTTTTTTGTAATGGTCGCCAAAGGTATGGAAGCGCAAGAGGCGCTGAAAGTCACGACTTCGCTTGAGCGGATTCCCGCCAACAAGCTGTACAATTCGCTAACGGTATCCAACGGCTACTATTCTCCGACATCGACCGTTGATATGCGGGAGCTAATCAATCGGGTTATACAGTCAGGCAAGGAGGCCGTGCTGACCGGCTTGACACTGGAAGGTGACGACAAAATGGGGGAGGACGTCAAAAATATATCGAAGGTGCTGCCTCCGGCAAGGCTGTCCTACCACAATCTGGCTGTCTTCCGCAAAGACAAGCTCGTGGGCTGGCTGGGGGAGGACGAATCCAAAGGGTATAACTACATTACGAATCAGATTCAGAACTCGGTGGGCCATATTAAAATGGACGGCGGTAAAACACTGCTGGAAGCGACGAACAGCCGTACCCGAATCTCAGTCAGCGAAAAGAACGGCAAGCCCGTCTTCGATATACATGTAAAGAATACCGTGAATGTGGACGACAATTCCAGTACTGCGGACGTTACGGAAATGGAAACGCTGCATAGGATCGAGCGGGAATCGGAGGAGAAGATCATCCAGCTTATGAATGCCGCAATCGAAGCGGAGAAACATAGATTGCATTCGGACATTCTCGGATTCGGTGAGGAAATCGCCAGGCATAAGCCCCGTCTCTGGAAAACATTGAAGAATGGCTGGAATGGAAGGCTGGAGGAGCTTGAGGTGAACTGTCACGCGAAAGTTCATATCAACCGGATCGGAACGTCGGGACATTCCGTCAAACAATTCATGGAGGAGGAATAG